The Funiculus sociatus GB2-C1 genome segment ATTTCTGGAGCGCAGTGGTTAGCCAAAAATGTGAGTCAAATGCTCAAACTACGTTGCGCTTACCTCAACGAACTCCTATCTGTTTGATATTCTTGCAAAACCGGGATGCTCCCAAAAATTATAGCTATGATTATACAGCTACCATTTGAGGAACTTGTAGCACTAAGGGCGAAATTTGAAGAAAGAATCGATACACTTACAATGATTGGACTAGCTGAAACCCAGTTTCAGTCGCGGGAACCAGAGGAAAATATTGGTAATGAGGAAGCCTAAATCAGCAGAAATATGGCTAGGACGTTTTCCGTTTAGTGATCGCGCTTACACAAAATTTAGGACTACTCTTCTTTTAGCAGCTTATCGTAACAAATGACTGGCAAAATTAAAATTATACTCCGAAAGTTACGTCTAGGGGCGATTGCCTTTTTCATCATCAGCTTAGTGATGGTGAAACCAGTGATCGCATCCCCTACGCCCTCCTCCGAAACCTCTGTCTATCAACATCGAATAGTTCACAGTTCCGAAGGTATCGGCAAATTTTACATGGGTCGAGAAATAGCAAAAGTGATGGGACACACGGGCGCTATGTGGCTGGAAAGACCTAGTAGAGAAGCTGAGGAAAAACCTAGCAAAATAATAACATCAGTGGCTTTAAAAGCCACTGATGTTGTAGCAGATATCGGCGCAGGAACTGGTTATTTAAGTTTTCAGATTGCGCGGATGGTTCCAGAGGGAAAAGTGCTGGCGGTGGATGTTCAACCGGAAATGTTAGATATTATTAGCTTTTTGAAAAAAGAGAATAAAATTTCTAATATTGAGCCAATTCTAGGCGAAGAGAGCAACCCAAAGCTTCCAAAAGGTAGTGTTAATTTAGCTCTAATGGTGGATGCTTACCACGAGTTTGCTTATCCTAGAGAAATGATGCTGGGAATAGTCAAAGCGCTGAAACCAGATGGACGAGTGGTTTTAGTGGAATATCGAGGTGAAAATCCTTTTGTCCTAATCAAAGGGCTGCACAAAATGACTCAGAAGCAAGTGAAAAAAGAAATGTCGGCGGTGGGGTTGGAATGGTTGGAAACTAAAAGTATTTTACCTCAACAACATATTTTGATATTTAAAAAGCAGAAAAAATAAGGAAGATTTATTCCTTGGCGCATAGAAGGTTGGCAGGAATATATTCTCATCGATATTGAGCAAATTCCTGTAGAATACTTCTGTTTTAATTCAAAGGTTAAATAGGTACTTTATATTTATGGGGAAAAAGAGGAAGTAAATTTTGGTAGGGTTAATTTAAAAAGCGCGAGCGCATTTATCTATGATGTAATTTCCTAGAAATCCTCATAGGCTAAAGAAGGCAATGTTTCCCGCTGTTCCCGTATAGAAATTCAAGGTTTAGGTGCGATACATCTGTAAGGACATGGCAATATCATGTCCTTACCAACGTGGACTAAACGTTAGCACTGCGATGTATTCCACC includes the following:
- a CDS encoding methyltransferase domain-containing protein; protein product: MVKPVIASPTPSSETSVYQHRIVHSSEGIGKFYMGREIAKVMGHTGAMWLERPSREAEEKPSKIITSVALKATDVVADIGAGTGYLSFQIARMVPEGKVLAVDVQPEMLDIISFLKKENKISNIEPILGEESNPKLPKGSVNLALMVDAYHEFAYPREMMLGIVKALKPDGRVVLVEYRGENPFVLIKGLHKMTQKQVKKEMSAVGLEWLETKSILPQQHILIFKKQKK